A window from Enterocloster bolteae encodes these proteins:
- a CDS encoding Stp1/IreP family PP2C-type Ser/Thr phosphatase has protein sequence MEAYALTDIGRVRTMNQDYIYSSPEKVGSLPNLFLVADGMGGHRAGDYASRFAVENLVIYINRAGDGSPVMQLKKGIEAVNGMLYEESLKREELKGMGCTLVAGVVEDNILYVANVGDSRLYLIHGDSIRQVTRDHSYVEEMVAIGQMRRGSEDYNRRKNIITRALGIGREVEPDFFEVDLEGGDYILLCSDGLSNMLEDQSMYEIITGEGSLKEKAALLIEEANRQGGIDNIAVVLVSPSGREAGVC, from the coding sequence ATGGAAGCATATGCTTTGACAGACATTGGCCGGGTCAGAACCATGAACCAGGATTATATTTATTCCTCACCGGAAAAGGTGGGCTCCCTGCCCAACCTGTTTCTGGTGGCAGACGGCATGGGCGGCCACAGGGCCGGCGATTATGCCTCGCGGTTCGCGGTTGAGAATCTGGTGATATACATAAACAGGGCAGGGGATGGCTCTCCTGTCATGCAGCTGAAAAAGGGCATCGAGGCAGTGAATGGGATGCTGTATGAAGAATCACTAAAAAGGGAAGAACTGAAAGGGATGGGATGCACCCTGGTGGCCGGTGTGGTGGAGGACAATATCCTCTATGTGGCCAATGTGGGGGACAGCCGTCTCTATCTCATCCATGGTGATTCCATCCGTCAGGTCACCAGAGACCACTCCTATGTGGAGGAAATGGTGGCCATCGGACAGATGAGAAGAGGCAGCGAGGATTATAACAGGCGAAAGAACATCATCACCAGAGCTCTGGGAATCGGCAGGGAAGTGGAGCCTGATTTCTTTGAGGTGGATCTGGAGGGCGGGGATTATATTCTGCTCTGTTCCGATGGTCTCAGCAACATGCTGGAGGACCAGTCCATGTATGAAATCATCACAGGAGAGGGAAGCCTTAAGGAAAAGGCAGCCCTTCTTATAGAGGAAGCCAACCGTCAGGGAGGCATTGATAACATTGCGGTGGTACTTGTAAGTCCGTCAGGAAGGGAGGCAGGCGTATGTTAG
- the rlmN gene encoding 23S rRNA (adenine(2503)-C(2))-methyltransferase RlmN, protein MLDLLDCNGKKDIKSMTLEEVTAQMAALGEKSFRAKQLYDWMHVKLAEGFDDMSSLSIPLRQKLKENYSLTCLKMVDERVSQVDGTRKYLFGLEDGHVIESVWMQYHHGNSVCISSQVGCRMGCRFCASTLDGLERNLRPSEMLEQIYRIQSITGERVSNVVVMGSGEPMDNYDNVIRFLRLVSHEKGLNISQRSLTISTCGIVPGIRKFAEEGLAVTLALSLHAPNDEVRKTLMPVANSYKLQDVLEACHYYYEKTGRRLTFEYSLVRGVNDNLDEARALAKLIKDQHGHVNLIPVNPIKERDYVQSGQKAIQDFKNLLEKNGINVTIRREMGRDIGGACGQLRRSYKEASAVPQCTEGEG, encoded by the coding sequence ATGCTGGATTTATTGGACTGCAACGGAAAGAAAGATATAAAATCCATGACACTGGAAGAAGTGACAGCACAGATGGCTGCCCTGGGAGAGAAATCTTTCAGGGCAAAACAGCTTTATGACTGGATGCATGTGAAGCTGGCAGAAGGATTTGACGATATGAGCAGCCTGTCCATACCGCTGAGGCAGAAGCTTAAGGAAAATTACAGCCTTACCTGTCTGAAGATGGTGGATGAGCGTGTTTCCCAGGTGGATGGCACCAGGAAGTATCTGTTTGGCCTGGAGGACGGTCATGTGATTGAGAGCGTGTGGATGCAGTACCATCACGGCAATTCCGTGTGTATTTCATCCCAGGTGGGCTGCCGCATGGGCTGCCGTTTCTGTGCGTCCACTCTGGACGGTCTGGAACGGAACCTGCGTCCCTCCGAGATGCTGGAACAGATATACAGGATTCAGTCCATCACAGGGGAACGTGTTTCCAATGTAGTGGTCATGGGATCAGGGGAGCCTATGGATAACTATGACAATGTCATCCGTTTTTTGCGGCTGGTTTCCCATGAAAAGGGGCTGAATATAAGCCAGAGGAGTCTCACCATCTCCACCTGCGGAATTGTTCCGGGCATCCGTAAATTCGCGGAGGAGGGCCTGGCCGTAACCCTGGCGCTTTCCCTTCACGCGCCCAACGACGAAGTGAGAAAAACCCTTATGCCTGTGGCCAACAGCTATAAACTGCAGGATGTGCTGGAGGCCTGCCATTACTATTATGAAAAGACAGGTCGCCGCCTCACCTTTGAGTACAGCCTGGTCCGGGGCGTCAACGACAATCTGGATGAGGCCAGGGCGCTGGCGAAGCTTATCAAGGACCAGCACGGCCATGTGAACCTGATTCCGGTCAACCCCATCAAGGAGCGGGATTACGTCCAGTCAGGCCAGAAGGCCATACAGGATTTCAAAAATCTTCTTGAAAAAAACGGTATAAATGTTACTATTAGAAGAGAAATGGGCCGGGATATAGGCGGAGCCTGCGGCCAGCTGCGCAGAAGTTATAAGGAAGCTTCGGCAGTACCCCAATGCACGGAAGGAGAGGGATGA
- the rsmB gene encoding 16S rRNA (cytosine(967)-C(5))-methyltransferase RsmB, with the protein MAKTLDRGLENREIVLDILTEVLEQGAFVHLVLNQALQKYQYLGKADRSFITRAVEGTLEYLIQIDEVINRYSKTKINKMKPFIRSLLRMSVYQILYMDRVPDSAVCNEAVKMAVKRHFSGLKGFVNGVLRTISREKENLTFDTPSLRYSIPEWMYAMWEKEFGKEKAEKIAASFLEDKPTWVRCNLHRADRESILASLKAQGTSVRELPFMESMIAIDGYDYLEGLDAFRKGWIQVQDVTSAFVGEIASPEKDSYIIDVCAAPGGKSLHLADKLEGTGMVEARDLTYQKTALIEENMARCGVTNMKTLVWDALETDLSAMAKADIVIADLPCSGLGIIGRKPDIKYNMTPEKLEELAGLQREILSVVWQYVKPGGLLCYSTCTIDRLENQDNAAWLRDRFPLVPVDLTDRFGGLPQEPSLKDGWIQFLPGVHPYDGFFISVFRRAEDETGPEGI; encoded by the coding sequence ATGGCAAAGACCTTAGACAGAGGACTGGAAAACCGGGAAATTGTCCTGGATATATTGACGGAGGTACTGGAACAGGGCGCTTTTGTCCACCTTGTACTGAACCAGGCCCTGCAGAAGTACCAGTACCTGGGCAAGGCGGACCGTTCTTTTATCACACGCGCTGTGGAAGGAACACTGGAATACCTGATACAGATTGACGAGGTCATAAACCGGTATTCCAAGACAAAGATAAACAAGATGAAGCCGTTCATCCGCAGTCTTCTGCGGATGAGCGTATATCAGATATTATATATGGACCGCGTGCCTGATTCCGCTGTCTGCAATGAGGCGGTGAAGATGGCGGTGAAGCGTCATTTCTCCGGGCTTAAGGGTTTTGTGAACGGCGTGCTGCGGACCATTTCCAGGGAAAAGGAGAATCTGACCTTTGACACTCCCTCCCTGCGGTACAGTATTCCTGAGTGGATGTACGCCATGTGGGAAAAGGAATTTGGGAAAGAAAAGGCGGAGAAGATTGCCGCCTCTTTTCTTGAAGATAAGCCTACCTGGGTCAGGTGCAACCTGCACCGGGCAGACCGGGAGAGCATTCTGGCCTCCCTTAAGGCACAGGGGACATCGGTCAGGGAGCTGCCTTTTATGGAGTCCATGATAGCCATTGACGGGTACGATTATCTGGAGGGACTGGATGCCTTTAGGAAGGGCTGGATACAGGTACAGGATGTGACCTCTGCCTTTGTGGGGGAGATTGCGTCCCCTGAAAAAGACAGTTATATCATAGATGTGTGCGCTGCCCCCGGAGGTAAGAGTCTCCATCTGGCGGATAAGCTGGAGGGCACCGGCATGGTGGAGGCCAGGGATCTTACATACCAGAAGACAGCCCTGATTGAGGAAAATATGGCCCGCTGCGGCGTGACCAACATGAAGACCCTGGTGTGGGACGCGCTGGAGACAGATTTGTCAGCCATGGCAAAGGCAGACATTGTCATAGCGGACCTGCCCTGTTCCGGTCTGGGAATCATAGGGAGGAAGCCGGATATCAAGTACAACATGACGCCTGAGAAGCTTGAGGAGCTGGCAGGGCTTCAGCGGGAGATTCTGTCTGTTGTCTGGCAGTACGTAAAGCCGGGCGGTCTCCTCTGCTACAGCACCTGCACCATTGACAGGCTGGAAAACCAGGACAATGCGGCCTGGTTAAGGGATCGGTTCCCGCTTGTGCCGGTGGATTTGACGGACCGGTTCGGCGGACTGCCCCAGGAGCCCTCGTTAAAGGACGGATGGATTCAGTTCCTGCCGGGGGTGCATCCCTATGACGGGTTTTTCATCAGCGTATTCAGACGTGCGGAGGATGAAACCGGCCCGGAGGGGATTTAG
- a CDS encoding zinc metallopeptidase: MMFYPMFYFDPTYVLILIGVVISMAASAKLNSTYQRYSAVRSMCGMTGADAAKRLLANQGIYDVTVRRVPGNLTDHYDPRSKTVNLSDAVYNSTSIAAIGVAAHECGHAMQDANDYSPLRIRAALVPAANLGSQLCWPLIIIGLLLGGSSVLLNLGILLFCLAVLFQLVTLPVEYDASHRAVTLLDSTGILAGQEVGQTRKVLNAAALTYVAAAAASILQLLRLLILFGNRRND; encoded by the coding sequence ATGATGTTTTACCCTATGTTTTATTTTGACCCAACCTATGTACTGATATTGATCGGCGTAGTCATATCCATGGCAGCCTCTGCCAAGCTTAACTCCACGTATCAGCGCTACAGCGCTGTCAGGAGCATGTGCGGCATGACAGGCGCGGATGCAGCTAAAAGGCTTCTCGCCAATCAGGGAATCTATGACGTGACCGTGCGCCGGGTACCGGGCAACCTGACAGACCATTACGACCCCAGAAGCAAGACCGTAAACCTGTCCGACGCAGTGTATAATTCCACATCCATTGCAGCCATCGGAGTGGCGGCACATGAGTGCGGCCATGCCATGCAGGATGCCAATGATTACTCGCCCTTAAGGATACGCGCGGCCCTGGTGCCGGCGGCTAATCTGGGATCCCAGCTTTGCTGGCCCCTGATTATCATTGGACTTTTACTGGGAGGAAGCTCTGTCCTGTTGAATCTGGGCATCCTTTTGTTTTGCCTGGCAGTGCTGTTCCAGCTGGTGACCCTGCCTGTGGAGTACGATGCTTCCCACAGGGCGGTGACCCTTTTGGATTCCACCGGCATCCTGGCCGGACAGGAAGTGGGACAGACCAGAAAGGTCCTGAACGCAGCGGCCCTTACTTATGTGGCGGCAGCGGCTGCTTCCATCCTTCAGCTTCTCCGCTTGCTGATATTATTCGGCAACCGCAGGAATGATTAA
- the fmt gene encoding methionyl-tRNA formyltransferase, with protein MRIVFMGTPDFSVPALKALVEAGHQVIAVVTQPDKPKGRGKEVQMTPVKIQAMEYGIPVYQPAKVREASFVEVLKGLEADAYVVIAFGQILPKAVLELPKYGCINIHASLLPKYRGAAPIQWCVIDGERETGITTMMMDVGLDTGDMLEKAVIPIEEKETGGSLHDKLSMAGGDLILSTLKKLEEGTLVRTPQTDEGTCYAKMLTKSLGDIDWNQGAVSIERLIRGLNPWPSAYTMWNGKTIKIWAADVIAGREAAEFLSESGVPAETGTAPGTVVCSDKRGLVVCTGGGLLSIRELQMEGKKRMDTPAFLRGYPIPAGDMFVKKESD; from the coding sequence ATGCGCATTGTATTTATGGGAACACCGGATTTCTCCGTGCCTGCCCTTAAGGCCCTGGTGGAAGCCGGTCATCAGGTAATTGCAGTGGTCACCCAGCCTGATAAGCCAAAGGGCAGGGGAAAGGAAGTCCAGATGACACCTGTGAAAATACAGGCCATGGAATACGGCATTCCGGTGTACCAGCCGGCGAAGGTGCGGGAAGCCTCCTTTGTGGAGGTCCTAAAGGGACTGGAAGCGGATGCGTATGTGGTCATAGCCTTTGGCCAGATTCTTCCAAAGGCAGTGCTGGAGCTTCCGAAGTACGGCTGCATCAACATCCACGCGTCCCTGCTTCCTAAGTACAGGGGCGCCGCACCCATCCAGTGGTGTGTCATAGACGGCGAAAGGGAGACTGGCATTACCACCATGATGATGGATGTGGGCCTGGATACAGGTGACATGCTGGAAAAGGCGGTAATCCCCATAGAGGAAAAGGAGACCGGCGGCAGCCTCCATGACAAGCTTTCCATGGCTGGCGGAGATTTGATTTTATCCACCCTTAAGAAGCTGGAGGAAGGCACTCTGGTCCGCACGCCCCAGACAGATGAGGGCACCTGCTATGCAAAGATGCTGACAAAGTCCCTTGGGGACATTGACTGGAATCAGGGCGCCGTGTCCATCGAACGCCTGATTCGCGGCTTAAATCCGTGGCCCAGTGCATATACCATGTGGAATGGGAAGACAATAAAGATATGGGCGGCAGATGTGATTGCAGGCCGGGAGGCGGCAGAATTTCTGTCCGAATCAGGTGTTCCCGCAGAAACGGGGACTGCTCCCGGCACGGTAGTGTGTTCGGATAAGCGGGGACTGGTGGTCTGCACCGGCGGCGGCCTGCTGTCCATCAGGGAGCTTCAGATGGAAGGAAAAAAACGCATGGATACCCCAGCATTTCTCCGCGGATATCCCATCCCGGCGGGGGACATGTTTGTAAAGAAAGAGAGTGATTGA
- the def gene encoding peptide deformylase: MAVRQIRIMGDEILTKKCKPVKAMNDRTMELIEDMFETMYQANGCGLAAPQVGVLKQIVTIDVDDGNQYVLINPEITATDGSQTGYEGCLSLPGKSGIVTRPNYVKVKALNENMEPYELEGEGLLARAICHECAHLEGQMYVELVEGELVDTAADEEEIVE; the protein is encoded by the coding sequence ATGGCAGTTCGGCAGATAAGAATTATGGGAGACGAAATTTTGACAAAAAAGTGTAAGCCCGTGAAGGCGATGAATGACCGCACCATGGAGCTGATAGAAGATATGTTTGAGACCATGTACCAGGCCAACGGATGCGGTCTGGCCGCCCCGCAGGTGGGGGTGCTGAAGCAGATTGTAACCATTGATGTGGACGACGGGAACCAGTATGTCCTGATTAACCCTGAAATCACAGCCACCGACGGCAGCCAGACAGGCTACGAGGGATGCTTAAGCCTGCCAGGCAAGTCGGGCATCGTTACCCGCCCAAACTACGTGAAGGTGAAGGCGCTTAATGAAAATATGGAGCCCTATGAGCTGGAAGGCGAGGGGCTGCTGGCAAGAGCCATCTGCCATGAATGCGCCCATCTGGAAGGACAGATGTATGTGGAGCTGGTGGAAGGCGAACTGGTGGATACGGCTGCGGACGAGGAAGAAATCGTAGAATAG
- the priA gene encoding replication restart helicase PriA, which produces MAHRYASIIIDISHENVDRTFQYRIPEELQGKIQVGQQVRIPFGQGNRQRRGYVVDLTDQAQIDVHKLKDVAGIVQGSVAAESQLIWLAWWMKERYGSTMNQALKTVLPVKQKVREAPKRRIRTLVDRGVLEELAEEAGRKKHKAKLRLLEALLLTSAIPYEEAMNRLNLTPSAIKPLLEAGVIAVEVVERYRNPLEEMKLLMGSRERNQAVSDDRESGLWGAPPELNPFQREIADAVIGEYDRGIRRTYLLHGVTGSGKTEVYMELIAHVLSAGRQVIVLIPEISLTWQTVMRFYSRFGNRVSVMNSRMSAGERYDQYERARTGDIDIVIGPRSALFAPFENLGLIIIDEEHENAYKSELSPRYDAREAAAKRAQMNEASLVLGSATPSLESYTRAIRGEYGLFTLKERAKEDACLPLVEIVDLREELKEGNRSIFSRRLKALIEERLEKREQVMLFINRRGYANFVSCRSCGEAVRCPHCDVTLTLHRDGRMMCHYCGYSIPQPKKCPVCGSPYIAPFGTGTQKIEAMAAELFPKARILRMDLDTTSKKGGHQEILSSFARGEADILIGTQMIVKGHDFSKVTLVGALAADLSLYASDYRCGEQTFALLTQAAGRAGRGQLAGNVVIQTYQPDHYSIRTAATQDYESFYSQEMAYRRLLGYPPAVALLTVQMACPAEGTLAQTADLAAGWVQQWADRMEREKVQGYKSFRLIGPVNAAVYKVNDIYRKILYIKHENYDILIQIRKMTEEGLKGLEGRDGLTVQYDLT; this is translated from the coding sequence GTGGCGCATAGATATGCCAGTATTATCATAGATATTTCCCATGAAAATGTGGACAGGACATTCCAGTACAGGATACCGGAGGAGCTTCAGGGAAAGATTCAGGTGGGGCAGCAGGTCCGCATACCCTTTGGGCAGGGAAACAGACAGCGCAGGGGCTATGTGGTGGATCTGACGGACCAGGCCCAGATAGATGTCCATAAACTAAAAGATGTGGCTGGGATTGTGCAGGGAAGCGTGGCTGCGGAGTCCCAGCTTATTTGGCTGGCCTGGTGGATGAAGGAGCGGTATGGCTCCACCATGAATCAGGCGTTAAAAACAGTCCTGCCTGTAAAACAAAAGGTCAGGGAGGCTCCCAAGCGGAGAATCCGTACCCTGGTGGACAGGGGTGTGCTTGAAGAACTGGCGGAGGAAGCCGGGAGAAAGAAGCATAAGGCAAAGCTGCGGCTTTTAGAGGCGCTGCTTCTGACAAGCGCTATTCCGTATGAGGAGGCTATGAACCGGCTGAACCTTACGCCGTCAGCCATCAAGCCTCTTTTGGAGGCCGGCGTCATTGCCGTAGAGGTGGTGGAAAGGTACCGGAATCCCCTGGAGGAAATGAAGCTGCTTATGGGCAGCCGGGAGAGGAACCAGGCTGTTTCGGATGATCGGGAATCAGGACTGTGGGGCGCGCCCCCTGAACTGAATCCGTTCCAACGGGAGATCGCGGATGCTGTCATAGGGGAATACGACCGGGGAATCCGGCGTACCTATTTGCTTCACGGGGTGACGGGAAGCGGTAAGACGGAAGTTTACATGGAGCTCATTGCCCATGTGCTGTCGGCGGGACGTCAGGTGATTGTGCTGATTCCGGAGATTTCACTTACCTGGCAGACCGTGATGCGGTTTTACAGCCGTTTTGGCAACCGGGTATCGGTTATGAATTCCCGGATGTCTGCCGGGGAACGGTACGACCAGTATGAACGGGCCAGGACAGGCGATATTGACATTGTCATTGGTCCGCGTTCCGCCCTTTTTGCCCCCTTTGAAAACCTGGGGCTTATCATCATTGACGAGGAGCATGAAAATGCTTATAAAAGCGAACTGTCCCCGCGTTATGATGCCAGGGAGGCGGCCGCAAAGCGGGCCCAGATGAACGAAGCCTCACTTGTGCTGGGGTCAGCCACCCCATCCCTGGAATCCTACACAAGGGCTATAAGGGGAGAGTATGGGCTTTTTACCCTGAAGGAGAGGGCAAAGGAGGATGCCTGCCTTCCCCTGGTTGAGATCGTGGATTTGCGGGAAGAATTAAAGGAGGGGAACCGCTCTATTTTCAGCAGGCGCCTTAAGGCTCTGATAGAGGAACGGCTGGAGAAAAGAGAGCAGGTCATGCTGTTTATCAACCGCAGGGGCTATGCCAATTTTGTGTCCTGCCGTTCCTGCGGCGAGGCCGTCAGATGCCCTCACTGCGACGTGACCTTGACACTGCACCGGGATGGGCGCATGATGTGCCATTACTGCGGCTACTCCATTCCCCAGCCCAAGAAATGTCCTGTCTGCGGCTCCCCGTATATTGCGCCTTTTGGCACCGGGACCCAGAAAATTGAGGCAATGGCGGCAGAGCTTTTCCCCAAGGCCAGGATTCTCAGGATGGATTTGGATACCACCTCAAAAAAGGGAGGCCATCAGGAGATTCTTTCTTCCTTTGCCAGGGGAGAGGCGGATATACTCATAGGCACCCAGATGATTGTCAAGGGCCATGATTTTTCAAAGGTGACCCTGGTGGGGGCCCTGGCAGCGGATTTATCCCTTTATGCCTCGGACTACAGGTGCGGGGAGCAGACCTTTGCCCTTCTGACCCAGGCAGCCGGACGGGCGGGAAGAGGGCAGCTGGCCGGAAATGTGGTGATACAGACCTATCAGCCGGATCATTACAGCATACGCACCGCGGCCACTCAGGATTATGAGAGCTTTTACAGCCAGGAGATGGCTTACAGAAGGCTGCTGGGTTATCCTCCGGCAGTGGCCCTGCTCACCGTGCAGATGGCGTGTCCTGCAGAAGGGACCCTGGCTCAGACAGCGGATCTGGCGGCAGGGTGGGTGCAGCAGTGGGCGGACCGCATGGAGCGGGAAAAAGTACAGGGATACAAGTCTTTCCGGCTCATAGGACCGGTCAATGCAGCGGTATACAAAGTTAATGATATTTATAGAAAAATTTTATATATTAAGCATGAAAATTATGATATACTGATACAGATTAGGAAAATGACGGAAGAGGGCCTGAAGGGGTTAGAAGGCCGTGATGGACTGACTGTGCAGTACGATTTAACATGA
- a CDS encoding class I SAM-dependent methyltransferase: MKTNPYIIDYYNNYDEDSRLSPRHGTVEFLTTMRYIEKYIKPGSRVLEIGAGTGRYSHALARLGYTVDAVELVPHNIEVFCSHMLPAEHITITQGNALDLSAFSDNQYDITLLLGPLYHLYTKKDKRQALGEAIRVTKQGGIIFAAYVISDGCLLDEGFNRGNINAAEYIKNGLLDPETFAAKSEPKDLFELVRKEDIDDLMSIFPTTRLHYAASDGCALLIREAIDKMDDETFQLYLKYHYATCERKDLTGITSHAIDIFQKQTTHPKTSPKTSQSQ; this comes from the coding sequence ATGAAGACAAATCCATACATCATTGATTATTATAATAACTATGACGAGGACAGCCGGCTGAGCCCAAGGCATGGGACCGTGGAATTTCTTACAACCATGCGCTACATAGAAAAATACATAAAACCCGGCAGCCGTGTTCTTGAAATCGGAGCAGGAACCGGCCGGTATTCCCATGCGCTGGCGCGTCTGGGATATACGGTTGACGCAGTAGAACTGGTCCCCCATAACATAGAAGTATTTTGCAGTCATATGCTGCCGGCAGAACATATAACAATTACCCAGGGCAATGCGCTGGACTTATCAGCCTTTTCGGACAACCAATACGACATCACACTGCTGTTAGGGCCCTTATACCATCTATACACAAAAAAAGACAAGCGCCAGGCGCTGGGCGAGGCCATCCGCGTCACAAAACAGGGCGGCATCATCTTTGCAGCATACGTCATATCCGACGGCTGTCTTCTGGACGAAGGATTCAACCGCGGCAATATCAATGCAGCCGAATACATAAAAAACGGCCTGCTGGACCCCGAAACATTCGCTGCCAAATCCGAGCCCAAAGATCTGTTTGAACTTGTGCGTAAAGAAGACATCGACGATTTGATGTCCATATTCCCGACAACACGCCTGCATTACGCAGCATCAGACGGCTGTGCGCTGCTCATCCGGGAAGCAATCGACAAAATGGATGATGAAACATTCCAATTATACTTAAAATACCACTATGCCACCTGCGAACGCAAAGACCTGACAGGCATCACCAGCCATGCAATTGACATATTCCAAAAACAAACCACTCACCCCAAAACAAGCCCTAAAACAAGCCAGTCCCAATAA
- a CDS encoding TetR/AcrR family transcriptional regulator — protein MPPKAKITKEMILNTVLEITREAGFESVNARSISGRLQCSTRPIFTCYENMEELRKEFLDFAYEFYSQYVESYSSTEHINPCLVLPLSYIEFAREETNLFRLLFINHMDLSMAEPKDFYMEAGNGERERVFSDTIGIEPERAKAIFIDLFLYSHGIAVLAAAQKITLDRSHIEKMVANMLTALIRQEKPDWTLSVSGITESI, from the coding sequence ATGCCGCCTAAAGCGAAGATTACGAAAGAGATGATTCTGAATACGGTTCTGGAGATTACAAGAGAGGCAGGATTTGAGTCTGTTAATGCCAGAAGTATTTCAGGCAGATTACAATGTTCCACGCGGCCTATTTTTACATGTTATGAGAACATGGAGGAATTAAGAAAGGAATTTCTTGACTTTGCATATGAGTTTTACAGTCAGTATGTGGAGAGTTACAGCAGTACGGAACACATAAATCCATGTCTGGTTCTGCCGCTTTCGTACATTGAGTTTGCGAGAGAGGAGACGAATTTGTTCAGGCTGTTGTTTATAAACCATATGGATTTGAGTATGGCGGAGCCAAAGGATTTTTATATGGAGGCAGGCAACGGGGAGAGGGAAAGGGTATTTTCTGATACAATTGGAATCGAGCCGGAGCGGGCAAAGGCAATCTTTATAGATTTATTTCTTTATTCCCACGGCATAGCGGTTTTAGCAGCGGCGCAAAAAATAACACTGGACAGAAGCCATATAGAAAAAATGGTTGCAAACATGCTGACAGCTCTCATAAGACAGGAAAAACCGGACTGGACCTTATCCGTTAGCGGTATAACCGAATCAATATAA
- a CDS encoding MATE family efflux transporter has product MFSRKQMIKLLAPLIVEQIMAVLVGMVDVVMVAAVGESAVSGVSLVDSISVLIIQIMGALATGGAVISAQYLGKEQPRDARKAAGQLVLVTLLLSVIIAGTALAGGRHLLGGIFGKVEQDVMDNAQTYFWITALSYPFIGLYNACAALFRSMGNSKVSMMTSFVMNMINIIGNAICVFGLKMGVAGVAWPTLISRVTAAFMMFVLIQNRNNTIRLNSWKFLIPDRHMIKNILSIGIPNGLENGMFQFGKIFLQSLVSSLGTVSIASFAVASNLVTVLYLPGNAIGLGLVTIVGQCVGAGRLKEAKSDTKSLIMVVYGILAVFSTAMVIWSGPLVGIYHLSPQAALMARELILIHSIAMVIWPLAFTIPHALRASLDAKFTMAVSVFSMWVFRIGFAYLFVYIFDLGLSGVWYGMFIDWIFRALMFSGRFKGFERRAGVVE; this is encoded by the coding sequence ATGTTTTCCAGAAAACAAATGATAAAACTTCTGGCCCCCCTTATTGTGGAACAAATCATGGCAGTGCTGGTGGGAATGGTGGACGTGGTGATGGTGGCCGCAGTGGGGGAATCCGCGGTCTCCGGCGTTTCCCTGGTGGATTCCATCAGCGTCTTAATCATACAAATCATGGGAGCCCTGGCTACCGGAGGCGCCGTTATTTCGGCCCAGTACCTGGGCAAGGAGCAGCCCAGGGATGCCAGAAAGGCAGCCGGGCAGCTGGTCCTGGTGACCTTGCTTCTCTCAGTCATCATTGCCGGGACAGCTCTTGCAGGGGGACGCCACCTGCTGGGAGGTATATTTGGAAAAGTGGAACAGGACGTAATGGACAACGCCCAGACCTATTTCTGGATCACAGCCCTGTCATATCCCTTTATCGGACTCTACAATGCCTGCGCAGCCCTGTTCCGTTCCATGGGCAACTCAAAGGTATCCATGATGACTTCCTTTGTCATGAATATGATTAACATTATAGGAAATGCAATCTGCGTGTTCGGCCTTAAGATGGGTGTGGCCGGAGTGGCCTGGCCCACCCTCATAAGCCGTGTGACAGCAGCCTTTATGATGTTTGTCCTTATACAGAACCGGAACAATACCATTCGTCTCAACAGCTGGAAGTTCCTGATTCCGGATCGCCATATGATAAAGAATATCCTGTCCATCGGAATTCCCAACGGGCTGGAAAACGGCATGTTCCAGTTTGGCAAGATATTCCTTCAGAGTCTTGTCTCCTCCCTTGGCACAGTATCCATAGCCAGCTTTGCCGTGGCCAGTAACCTGGTGACCGTGCTCTATCTTCCGGGAAATGCCATCGGTTTAGGACTGGTGACCATAGTGGGCCAATGCGTTGGCGCAGGCCGTCTGAAGGAAGCCAAGAGCGACACCAAATCCCTTATTATGGTGGTCTATGGAATCCTGGCCGTATTCAGCACAGCCATGGTCATCTGGTCCGGTCCGCTGGTGGGAATCTATCATCTGTCTCCCCAGGCAGCCCTTATGGCCCGTGAGCTGATCCTGATCCACAGCATAGCCATGGTTATATGGCCCCTGGCCTTCACCATCCCCCATGCCCTGAGGGCCTCCTTGGACGCCAAATTCACCATGGCAGTGTCCGTATTCTCCATGTGGGTATTCCGTATCGGGTTTGCATACCTCTTTGTATACATATTCGACCTGGGACTTTCCGGGGTATGGTACGGCATGTTCATTGACTGGATATTCAGGGCATTGATGTTTTCGGGAAGGTTTAAGGGGTTTGAGAGGAGAGCGGGGGTTGTGGAGTGA